A region of Gracilinanus agilis isolate LMUSP501 chromosome 3, AgileGrace, whole genome shotgun sequence DNA encodes the following proteins:
- the METTL21C gene encoding protein-lysine methyltransferase METTL21C, whose amino-acid sequence MDVCSSSTMHSVLLEETEKIEEQVKFQENESIPKLQENVVHSRVTGECQDNKKELNDEGSSSLPSPQKFLPTNYASYTKEYYSYAGKNIIIQESIESYGAVVWPGAVALCQYLEQHSEELKFQDATVIEIGAGPGLVSIVASLLGAHVTATDLPDVLGNLQYNILKNTHKSTMHQPEVRELVWGEDLELNFPKSSYYYDFVLATDVVYHHYFLDKLLTTMIHLCQPGTVLLWANKFRFSTDYEFLEKFKQIFNTTLLAEFPESTVKIFKATLKWD is encoded by the exons ATGGATGTGTGTTCAAGTTCTACTATGCATTCTGTCTTGcttgaagaaacagaaaaaatagaggaaCAAGTCAAGTTCCAAGAAAATGAATCAATTCCCAAGTTACAGGAAAATGTTGTTCATTCCCGTGTTACAGGAGAATGCCAAGACAACAAAAAAG AGCTCAATGATGAAGGATCCTCTTCTCTTCCAAGTCCCCAGAAATTTCTTCCTACAAATTATGCTAGTTATACTAAGGAATATTATTCATATGCAGGaaagaatattattattcaaGAATCAATAGAGAGCTATGGAGCTGTAGTGTGGCCAGGT GCTGTAGCTTTGTGCCAATATTTGGAACAACACAGTGAAGAACTCAAGTTCCAAGATGCCACAGTAATTGAAATTGGGGCTGGACCAGGCCTTGTCTCAATTGTGGCTAGTCTATTAG gagCACATGTCACTGCAACTGATCTTCCCGATGTGCTAGGAAACcttcaatataatattttaaaaaatacccacAAATCTACAATGCATCAACCTGAAGTGAGAGAACTAGTATGGGGGGAAGATCTTGAACTGAACTTCCCCAAGTCATCTTACTATTATGATTTTGTCTTAGCCACTGATGTGGTGTACCATCATTACTTTCTGGATAAACTGCTGACGACAATGATACATTTGTGTCAGCCAGGGACAGTGTTGCTCTGGGCAAACAAATTCAGATTCAGCACAGATTATGAATTTTTGGAAAAATTCAAGCAAATTTTCAACACAACACTACTTGCTGAATTTCCAGAGTCTACAGTCAAGATTTTCAAAGCAACACTAAAATGGGactaa